The genomic DNA TCCGCGCATGAGCTGGAGCAGACACATGTCCCGGGCGAGGTGAAGGAGGAGGAGGCGAGCGCCGAGCAGCGCCAGTTCATCCTCACCTATGTGCAGCCGGGGCTCGCCGGACTGATGGACGGATCGGTGTCGACGCTGGCGCCGATCTTCGCGGCCGCGTTCGCCACCCATCAAACGTTCCAGACTTTTCTCGTCGGTCTTGCCGCCTCGATCGGCGCCGGCATCTCGATGGGCTTCACCGAAGTCGCCTCCGATGACGGCAAGCTCTCCGGGCGCGGCTCGCCGCTGAAGCGGGGCCTCACCGTCGGCGTGATGACGACGCTGGGCGGGCTCGGCCACGCGCTGCCCTACCTCATCCCTTATTTCTGGACGGCCACGATCGTCGCCGCGATCGTGGTGTTCTTCGAGCTCTGGGCGATCGCCTTCGTCCAGAACCGCTACATGCAGACGCCATTCTGGCGCGCCGCCTTTCAGGTGGTGCTGGGCGGCGCGCTGGTGTTCGGCGCGGGCGTGCTGATCGGGAATGCCTGAGCGCTTTTTCCCTTCTCCCCTTGTGGGAGAAGGTGGATCGGCGCGTTAGCGCCG from Mesorhizobium sp. M1E.F.Ca.ET.045.02.1.1 includes the following:
- the mbfA gene encoding iron exporter MbfA, whose amino-acid sequence is MLSRVFGFGRRSFDSLSEQEILALAISSEEDDGRIYRAYADGLAEAFPQSAKVFEAMAEEEDGHRDSLIELHRRRFGERIPLIRREHVRGYYERKPDWLVRPLGIEHVRRQAEEMERQAYRFYVEAAKRTTDASTRKLLDDLAAAELGHENSAHELEQTHVPGEVKEEEASAEQRQFILTYVQPGLAGLMDGSVSTLAPIFAAAFATHQTFQTFLVGLAASIGAGISMGFTEVASDDGKLSGRGSPLKRGLTVGVMTTLGGLGHALPYLIPYFWTATIVAAIVVFFELWAIAFVQNRYMQTPFWRAAFQVVLGGALVFGAGVLIGNA